AAATTCGATGTCAATGGCGACGGAAAGATCTCGTCTTCCGAGCTCGGAGCCATCATGAGCAGCCTGGGGCAGCCGTCCTCCGACGAGGAGCTCAACAGCATGATCTCCGAGGTCGATTCCGACGGCGACGGCTTCATCAACTTCAAAGAGTTCGTTGAGCTCAACACCAAAGGGGTCGACTCCGCCGAGGCCCTCGAAAATCTCAAAGACGCTTTCTCCGTCTACGACATTGACGGGAACGGGTCTATTTCGGCGGAGGAATTGTACGAAGTGCTCCGGAGCTTGGGAGATGAATGTTCGATCGACGAGTGCCGGCAGATGATCGGCGGCGTCGACAGTGACGGCGATGGTATGATCAGTTTCGAGGAGTTTAAGGTCATGATGATGACGGGATCGCGTTACATTGATCCGGCTTCAGGTTGATCATCAACGTCAAATTAATTGATGACACTCCCACTTTTTTGGATTGATTCATCTCATCTGTTATTgccattgttttttgtttttgttcagtTAATTGGTAGGATTTTTATGATTAAATAagaatttgatttatttaatcatattaacaTTTTCATCCTTGTTTTTAATTCGGATATAATCCATGTTGAAATgttaatactttataatttggTATGCAAGTGGGATgtgtctactttttttttttttgaatgggCTCAAGTCTTCCTTTGGCAATGGAAACTAATAGGGACGCGAATTCGAACTTGGAAGTACAATGGTATAGTTAATTTGGTTGCGCCCAAATTTGCAATTCTCGTGTAGTTTGAGATGTCATACTGGATAAAGAGTAAAACTAAAATGATGATTCTTTCTTTTAAAGGAGAGTCATTTACTAATACGGTAGTCAAATTCCCACAATTTGAGTCTTTCCGAGTTACACAATTGAGAATGCTCAATGAATCTTTCACGTCgggttgaaaattttgagtttgatttaAACTCAGTGTAATGAGTCGGAAACTTGACACCGGTAATAGTGATTCTGATCATTGAGTGTAATGTATGAGTCTTATAAGTTGATTCTAATAAAAGTAAGAAGAACTAGCATTGTGATAAAGTAAATGAGATTTTCAATGAGCCTAGTACACATGCACATACACATACACTCTTTAGCATTGTTCGTACTTCAATCAACGAAGAAAATAGGGGAAGATTTTCAATGAGCCTAGTACACATGCACATACGTTATACGTCATTATACAAGTAGAggaatacttgaaaaaaaaaatgaaaaaaaacttcCATCCACTTATATAATTACATGTGGTATACCACTCTACATTCgggcacattaaaaaatcttttCTCTCAAACAATGGTCACACACATGAAGTTGACACATAACGTATTCAAAATAGAATGGATTTGACAATAATGTAACATCTGAGTCCAATAATTTAAGCATAGAAATATgtaatgaaaattgtttggcATGGTAATGCCCAATGTTTCAGTTTTTATTCGGTAGGCACCTGCcgaatttttttcaaattcggTACACATCTGCCGAACTTATCGCTCGACTTTCCGTCACTCGCTGTTCCCCTAGTTAACTTGGCCATAACTTTTCGAGGAAATTAATCCATGACCAAAACATCGAAAACTCTCAAAGATCCTCACCCGCACTAGGAAGAAGGAATGAAGTGTGGCTCGACCATGGCAGCTTCCAAGATGTTAATGGCTTCCTTTACCGCCTTCCGCCCTCTAACTTGCGCTGCCTCTGCCTCCTATCCTGCGCGCCTGGCTCCACACCCGCCGGACCTGATCAAGTGGGTCCGTCGGGAAGGAGGGTTCGTGCACGAGGCCGTGAAGATAGCTCAAGATAGTTCATTTGGTCTTGGATTGGTGGCTTCTGAGGAAATCCCAAAGGGTTCCGAACTAATTGTTCTTCCGGAGCACGTACCGTTGAGATTTGGCTCAATTGAATCGGACGGCGGAGATGGGGTCGACTCTGTTCTCGACGATTTGGCTCGCCTAGTTCCTGGTAAGCATTTTTAGCTTTCCCATTTGATTGGTTTTGCgataatatattaatattttggtGTAATATGCTTTTTGTTTAATGGGTTTTTCGCATTTTGCTATATTTTGATTCATTTGGTTCAAAAGAGTGGTAAAGGTTTGAACTTTGACGTACATATGTACTAAACTGGCGCGGAATTGAAGTATCATTTCTACGGGATTTTGAATGCTTAGTGGCATCCTGTGTTTATCTAAAGTTACGATGATAAATCGCAAATGCGGGTTAGATGAGTTGGTCATGGCAGTGTGCTACGTCTCCTTGCACCCAAGTTTGAATCTCTATCCCCGTAGTTAGGAATATCGCCTTATCAAAAATGTTAAAATTGTTAATTCTGTGTGTGAGTAATTAGCGGTAGATTGCCATATCAAAATGCCTCCTCAGATGTAGGTGAGTTCTTCGGGTATATTTCCGTGTATGAATATTTTGAACCAGATGTTTGCTTACGTAAAACCCTGCTACTTTTCTATAGCATTTAGGTTTTCTTTATTCTGTTTAGGTTGGTAACTTAAAAGTTTTTTACACTCGGCTGTAGTGAGTTTTGAATATGAGTAAATCGAACACTGTGGAAGCATTTGGCAGAGGAACTATGGGCAATGAAATTGGGTTTGAAGCTTCTGCAAGAAAGAGCTAAAACTGGATCCTTCTGGTGGCCATACATCAGCAGCCTTCCTGAAACGTTCAATATACCCATCTTCTTCCCTGGCGAGGACATAAAGAATTTGCAGTATGCTCCACTTCTTTACCAGGTATCTTATTTGACCACCTAAATACCAATATTTACTTGTATACTAAGCAATATAAGACCTGCAACTAAAAATAGGCTGGTAAGCTATTGTGATATCTTAAAGAAAATGTAGGTTTATGTTTATGGTTTGATATTGCCCCGGACCTTTTTATGAATTGTGTTCAACAATTGGGAGGATTGTTAGGCATGCATTGAGACGGTATGTGTTTAATTTGCCTGCGAACTTTCTGTGAGATCCCTAAACCTTTATCCAACAAAGCAAGAGATGGACATGTCCTCTAATTTACCATAGTTTAGTCTCTGAGTTGCTGTCTTTTTTGCTGTTGGCTCTGCTTTGTTCCACATAGATTTTGTTTACTTGTGGTCATTGAAGAAGAGAATTGCACTTCAAGCTGTCTTTTTAATCCTATGATTTGGGATTCATACAATATCTGACATTAGAGGCATGTCCATGTTCAACAACATGAGTCAGATAGCTTGTGTTGAGATTCTTATCTTGATCTTGATGACCACTCGGTTTCCACAACAAGCTTTGAAGGTTTAGTAATTTCCTACTGCAGGTGAACAAGAGATGCAGATTTCTTCTTGATTTTGAAAAAGAAGTCAAACATGCTCTGGAAAATCTGAAACCAAACGATCACCCTTTTGGTGGCCAATCTGTAGATGcatcctcccttggatgggcaaTGTCAGCAGTTTCGTCTCGGGCATTCCGTTTATATGGTAAAAAGCTTCGAGGTGGGAACTATGATATCCCGATGAtgcttcctctcattgatatgTGCAACCATAGTTTCAACCCAAATGCCGCAATAGTTCAGGACCAAGATAACAGGAACATGAAGATGCTAGTAaaggttttattttattgttgtttCTTTAATGTCATTCCCGAATTCTCCATTGGAATTGCAGTTGAAGATTTACTCATCGAGATTCTCCTCTCAATCCAGGTTGTAGCAGAAACAGAGATCAAGGAGAACGATGGTTTAGCACTCAACTATGGATGTTTAAACAATGATCTTTTCCTTTTGGATTATGGATTTGTGATACCTTCAAACCCCTATGACTCTATTGAGCTCAAATATGATGGAGCACTTCTGGATGCTGCAAGTATGGCTGCCGGAGTATCGTCGCCCAACTTCAATGCACCATCTCCATGGCAGAAAGAAATTTTATGCCAGCTAAAGTTAGATGGGGAAGCTCCGCTTCTTAAGGTACCTGCTTCcctgaaaaatatataattaccGTCATCGGATTGATCATGGTAGTTATACTACAATCATGAAAAGACTTTTTTTAGACCTTCTCGTACACAAATTTGTAATATTTAACCGTTTCTTCTCATCTCTTGCTTAATAGGTATGCTTAGGGGGCTCGGAACTGGTTGAGGGGCGCTTGTTGGCAGCCTTAAGAGTTGTTCTTGCTGATGACATAGAAACAGTTCAGAAGCAAGatttaaataaacttaaatctATGTCAGCCGAAGCTCCCCTTGGTATTGCAAATGAATTAGCTGTTTTTCGCACCGTTATTGCGTTATGTGTGATTGCACTGGGACATTTCCCAACCAAAATCATGGAAGATGAATCCCTGTTGAGTAAAGGTGTTTCAGATTCTACTGAGCTGGCTATCCAGTTCAGAATTCAGAAAAAATCGGCGATCATAGACGTGATGAGAAATCTCACAAGGAGGGTGAAGTTACTTGCATCGAAAGAAACTGCCACTGCTCAAGGCTGAATTACTGCAGTAAAGTTGGCATGTTTGCCCACAAACACTCTTACTCTTAGTCATGTTTGTTGCCTCCGTTCTTTTTAGCTACTTTGTTCACAatatctttcttctctttagtaaaaatgtggtttttcgttaaagtgaacagtactaagAGTTTTTCGTTAAGGGACCTTTATAGAATGCTTGAAAATATTGGTTTGTCTAGTTTTAACCCCGCTGACTGAATGAATCAATGCAACTCTACTTAGCTGGTTTTTCGTTCTTTATTGGAATGGTCGAACGAGACATGACGGGGCGGTTTTTGTACCGGCCATGAGCTTACCAGTTGAATTATGCTGGAAAATGTCAGCAAATTGAAGGAAATGACTCTTTCTAATCACAGAAAAAGGATGTTTTGAACTTTTTACGCATCGACGAAGAATATTCTCAGATGATAAgatgagaaaaacaaaacacagaTTAATTCGCAAAATTCTACTGGTAAAACGAAGCATATGATGTCGGATCGTCCTCCGAAACTGCAAAACTTACagaaataaatttttaaaaagtaTATAATCATGAAATTAAACAAAGAAACGATGAGACCAGACAAGCAGGAAATTAACATTAATTTCACTATTCCTTAAATTTCCCACAACAAAACTTCTACCTGTACAACTAACGTAGTAAAAGTAAAACTGCAAAACCCCAGAATACCGTAAGAAGGAAAACCAGAAAACAAACAGTAAGAAGGAAAAAACCACGAAAAAGTTTAACTATAAAGCGTCGCCACCATCACCATGCAGACGCAGGCAGGGCAACCCCTACGAGGTTATCCCTATGTGGCCAGCCCCAGCGGCGAACGCGAGCGCTGCCGGGTAATCTCCCGCATAATCACGCGTCTCAGCCTCGCCTCTGCAGGCTGCTGCAGAGACGGGTGCTTGATCTTCTCAAACTCCTGCTTGATCTTCATCACTTGGCTGTGAATTGGGACAGCCATGTAGCTGTAGGTCCCCTCTTCGTCCATGCTCCCGTTGTCGTCGTTGTTTTCGCCCGTCGTCTTGGTGGTGATGTTCTTGTTCTCCATAAAAAGACTCAGCACAACAAACGCTCTCGTTTTCTTATGGCGTTAAGAAATCACACCTTCGGCCTTGtgtatctgtttttttttttttttttttttttgtttattggggAGTTATGAACGTTTTGATTGCTTTAAATATTGGGAAGAAAGAAACGAAAAGCGACAAGATTTGTTCATGAATAGTGTGAAAAGGGAAGTTAAGATATTTAGTAACTTCCTCCGAATTAAATCAATTTGAGACGTGTTTACACAAGATTCTGGTATTCCTTTTTTTCTAACGCACGTTTCTCTTTCATTATAACCGTTGAATTAAATAAGTTAAGGGTGTATTTTGCTCACCACTCTCAAGTGACGATAATGCTCACTAATTTGGGGTCGGAACTATCATTTTGGCCTTAGTGGTTGGAGCACTTGAccatttttttatcatttttgtgaatttatttgtttaattactTATAATCTTATTGGTGGAGAGGGTCAGTGCCCCCCTTTGGTTTCTTTGTCAACTATTGGGTTGTAGGTATCCTCGTGACTGTACTAGTTTGATTAGTAGCTTAATCCAGACATTAGTTGGGTCATTTGTGGTCAAAGAACAATGGCAGagtccgagagagagagagcgagcgagagagagaaattGGGCGGCTGCAGGGGCGGAGCCACCAAGGGACTAGGGTAGTCCCCGGCACATCCTGACTTCATCTGAGGTGTGAACctcatggaagaagatgaagcaaacgACGTCATTAAGctgttttgattttaaatctttttGGCTGTCTAATGAAACGATAAGTTTGACATAGGAGTTTTAAAAGAGGTGTAcaattttaaatggaaaaagcAACCCCACTTCTGGTTCGATTATCTCACCTAACGGTAATATACACCATATAATTTTCTAAAGCAACCCACCTTCTTTATTTGCAGACCTCtcccccttttccttctttttctacttctttgtattttctttagccTTCCACAATCTACATCTTACTTGGTTGTCAgggtttttacatttttttcttcttagtattgaatttaagagaattttttcagttttgtgagGATTACACAAATTACATATGTCAACATGTTATGAATTTAACTTTTTacacacatttatatatatatatatatatatatttgtgaaagACCCCTCCTCATTCAGAATTCTGGCTCCGTCACTGGGTGGCTGGCCGAACAAAGCCACCGGCCTTCCACGCTTGTTTGAAGGATGTTCGTCCTTTGACTTGATAATGAAGAACAATAATGCACCAAATCAaggtaattaaataattaatgcaTGCAACTTGACTTCCATGCCTTTCTTATAAATTATAGAAAATGATTTTTATCACGACTAGTCCTTGAAATTGGACCTTTCAATtaaaatggtctctgaaataAAACGTTTATCAATTTGGTCCTTGAAAATGGGTTTCGCAAATcatttggtcattctgttaGCTTTCCATCAAATTTTCTGTTAGTGTGCCACATCagcataataataaaaaatttaacaaaaagatAATTACGAGACCCATTTTTAGGAACtaaattaatgaattttttattttagagaGCATTTTGATTGGAAGGTCCAATTTCATGGACCAATCGTGATTAACCCTTCTAAACAATATTTGAGTCTCGCGAATCAAAATCCTAAATCTTTACTCAACGACTTTAGGAATCACGCAATACATgtcattttattattatcaaaAACCAAAGATCGTGAATCAGTAGTATTCTTTAAAAAGATAATAACAAATGGTGTATGTATTGGATAAGAGTACAATGTCTTAACTGATCATGATCCGAGTATTATCCAAGAATTTAAAGAACAGGGGCATTTACGTGGTGataaaagttttttttctttttggtgaaAGTGAAATTATGGTTAAAGTTTTGAGCCTTATCCTTCTGTCATGGATGAGGATGATTCTTGTGGAACATGTGTGGAAAGCTTGTTAGGAAATATACTTGTCGATTTGTAGGGATTCTTGTCGATACAGTATGAAATACCCTTTCAAAAACAAGCTTagtagaaaataaacaaaattaagaaatgcaTGAAGTCAATTAAATACGGAAAAGCACGAAAGCAAGCGTTTACGGTTGTGTGCGCGTGTGAATGCGCATTATTCCTACTTGCAACGCAGTTCTTTTAGACTTGCTTCCTTTTGGTGTTTGCAGAGTTTAAGCAACCTACtttatacaatttttttcaactttCCTTTTTCTATTGAGAAATTACGGTACAAACATGAGCGAATGGACATTAGgacctaaggccatctccaaccgaagggtccagatggccgaaaatagcccg
The nucleotide sequence above comes from Malus sylvestris chromosome 16, drMalSylv7.2, whole genome shotgun sequence. Encoded proteins:
- the LOC126607253 gene encoding probable calcium-binding protein CML25; the encoded protein is MGFKSLFSRKKKSSPDVAAAHPDVAATHPAASAAHPAAASAHSRTPSFHSRAQIAELDQVFKKFDVNGDGKISSSELGAIMSSLGQPSSDEELNSMISEVDSDGDGFINFKEFVELNTKGVDSAEALENLKDAFSVYDIDGNGSISAEELYEVLRSLGDECSIDECRQMIGGVDSDGDGMISFEEFKVMMMTGSRYIDPASG
- the LOC126607246 gene encoding uncharacterized protein LOC126607246 — translated: MKCGSTMAASKMLMASFTAFRPLTCAASASYPARLAPHPPDLIKWVRREGGFVHEAVKIAQDSSFGLGLVASEEIPKGSELIVLPEHVPLRFGSIESDGGDGVDSVLDDLARLVPEELWAMKLGLKLLQERAKTGSFWWPYISSLPETFNIPIFFPGEDIKNLQYAPLLYQVNKRCRFLLDFEKEVKHALENLKPNDHPFGGQSVDASSLGWAMSAVSSRAFRLYGKKLRGGNYDIPMMLPLIDMCNHSFNPNAAIVQDQDNRNMKMLVKVVAETEIKENDGLALNYGCLNNDLFLLDYGFVIPSNPYDSIELKYDGALLDAASMAAGVSSPNFNAPSPWQKEILCQLKLDGEAPLLKVCLGGSELVEGRLLAALRVVLADDIETVQKQDLNKLKSMSAEAPLGIANELAVFRTVIALCVIALGHFPTKIMEDESLLSKGVSDSTELAIQFRIQKKSAIIDVMRNLTRRVKLLASKETATAQG
- the LOC126607257 gene encoding uncharacterized protein LOC126607257, yielding MENKNITTKTTGENNDDNGSMDEEGTYSYMAVPIHSQVMKIKQEFEKIKHPSLQQPAEARLRRVIMREITRQRSRSPLGLAT